In Oncorhynchus clarkii lewisi isolate Uvic-CL-2024 chromosome 24, UVic_Ocla_1.0, whole genome shotgun sequence, one DNA window encodes the following:
- the LOC139383118 gene encoding cerebellin 18, whose translation MKFVAVSALCLWGLLCLCASVKAVGTLELMRDAAVGWTGVLPCGKWDCECAFNSQRGCCCVANEMSMLEDHTFMRMVDMWEQLTRLDNDIKEVTGNNKIAFTAAMRSRSDCFGPFTSNVPIRYYAISLNQGNGYNDALGTFTAPRAGLYSFSFTAYSNVGVDGERLYHKVQLIKNNEVVASVWEDNREDTEDSATHSVLVSLRQGDQMYVELLSGRSLCGNTKEYNRFSGYLVYPFTQE comes from the exons ATGAAGTTTGTTGCAGTGTCCGCTCTGTGCCTGTGGGGGTTGCTGTGCCTCTGTGCCAGTGTGAAGGCCGTGGGGACTTTAGAGCTGATGCGAGATGCAGCGG TGGGCTGGACTGGGGTCCTGCCCTGTGGGAAGTGGGACTGTGAGTGTGCTTTCAACAGCCAGCGGGGCTGCTGCTGTGTGGCCAATGAGATGAGTATGCTGGAGGACCACACCTTCATGCGCATGGTGGACATGTGGGAGCAGCTCACCCGATTGGACAACGACATCAAGGAAGTCACAG GCAACAATAAGATTGCGTTCACCGCGGCAATGAGATCTCGAAGCGACTGCTTCGGCCCCTTCACTAGCAACGTGCCAATCCGCTACTACGCCATCTCTCTCAACCAGGGTAACGGATACAATGACGCTCTGG GTACCTTCACCGCCCCCCGCGCCGGCCTCTACTCCTTCTCCTTCACGGCCTACTCCAACGTGGGCGTGGATGGCGAGCGTCTTTACCACAAGGTGCAGCTGATAAAGAACAACGAGGTGGTGGCCTCTGTGTGGGAGGACAACCGGGAGGACACGGAGGACAGCGCCACCCATTCGGTGCTGGTGTCTCTGCGCCAGGGCGACCAGATGTACGTGGAGCTGCTCTCCGGCAGGAGTCTGTGTGGCAACACCAAGGAGTACAACAGGTTCAGCGGATACCTGGTCTACCCCTTCACACAGGAGTAG